Below is a window of Vicugna pacos chromosome 20, VicPac4, whole genome shotgun sequence DNA.
AGAAGAGGCAGTTTTACGCAAAACTAGGGCTGGAGAGGAAGCCCCCTGGAGACCAGGTCTGCTCCCTGAAATACTCTGCCAGTCTCTAGTGTCTGCTCCAACCCTACGTCATGGTCAGTTGTTGCTGGAGGGGTTGCCAAACCTGGACCGCTGGTGGTGTGGCCAGGATGGGTTTTGCTTGGGACTCAGGCTCTGGGGGCGCAGGGAGTTGGGGTTACTTtggggggaaggggatgagaatcaACTCCTTCCAAGTCTTCAGGCTCCTGGACATAACCTTGCTGTCCAACACCCCTGTGGCCTCAGTTTACCCCTCCACAGCCACCCATTCAGATGCTAGAGAAAGGAAGGACAAACTTTTAATTGTTGCTGAGAAGCAAGACCTCCTTTTGCCATTGCTGACGGTGGCCAGGGCATAGCCACCGGAGCCTGAGCACTTTCTGCTCCTCTGAGAGTGAGCAGCCCCTCCCCTTGGGGCCTGAGATCATCAGGGTGAGGGTGCAGGACAGAGGGCTTCCGACTGGCACAGGCCTATGAACGCCACAAGACCAGGTTGGCAGGAGGCACGTCGAGGCGCTTGCGGGTATGGTCAGTGTCCCGGCGGTACAGGTAGCCACAGGTGGGCTTCTGCAAGGTGTAGAAGGGGTTCAGGGAGTTGGAGTACTGGGAGGTGTAGAAATTGAACCTGAGCTTGTCCGGGTTCTGCCCCCTCGGGTCCACCACCACCGGCACATAGGCTGCTGCCAGAGTCTGCTCACGGTCCTGCTTCCATGACAGGGACAGGAGATGGTGTGGAGCTTTCACCTTTTGGCCTGATGGTGTCTTTGGCCCATGGCTGGGTCCTGACTGtttctgtgagtcctgggatgaaAGAAAGATAGGGGAGAGCTACTGGGGCATCGAATACTGGGACTTTGACTGTGGgaactggggaaggagggaggggaagggggcactGGTCAGAATCCCGCAGAGCTACCTGGAGCCCAGCTCTGCTGGCCGTGGAGCCAGACACCTCCAGGCAGGGGAAGGCCTTCAAGGTCCACTGACTTGACATCTACTTCCGCAGACCTCGGTTTGCTTCTTGGAGACACCTGCCAGCCCAGAGGCTGGGACCTGGGGGTCATCTCAACACCCCCACTGCCCCTTCCCCCTACATCTGGTCCATCCATCAATGTCCTCCTCATCATCCGCTCCACCACTCCATCAGGCCCCCATCCTCTCTCCCCTACAGGTACTCCAGCTTTCTACCAAATCTTCCTGCCTAATCTCTTGCCTTTTCAGCCTGTGGCTCATACTCACACAGAATTAATCTTTCTATATTAAGGGCCAGATCATATGGCTGTCCTCAAAGCATCTTTTGCTCTCTGCTGCCCAGAAAATAAAGGCCATGGACCCCAACCTGGAAGGCAAACCTTTAAGGACAGGGTTTCCCCGTCCCTGTGTTCTAGCCATACGGTCTGCCTGTTACCTCCTGGTCACACCTGGTCTTTCCAGGCTTCCACTGCCTTTGTTTAGgctgctcccccagcccagcctgccttccctccctccctccctccctcccatcaggAAAACTGTCTTTCCCGTTCAGCCTTGAGCTCCTTAAGAGCAGTACTCTCCCACCCTTACCCTTGACATAACAGCCTCCAAACtcctatttcttcttttactccaGACCAAAGCATTGAGTGAgtgagtactcaataaatattggttcaACAGAGCTGGATTCTACTAAGAGGTCGCTCGCCTTCCAACCAGCCAGCCCATTCTATTTTGGAACCTATGTCATTGTTCCAGAGTGTCTGCCACCCATCAGTGCCTGCCCTCCGTAAACACTCTTGGTTGATGGGTGTGGAGGTCCAGCCTCCTAGGGGTCCCCCATGCCCCTTTA
It encodes the following:
- the CIMIP3 gene encoding putative uncharacterized protein CIMIP3 isoform X2, encoding MSRDSQKQSGPSHGPKTPSGQKVKAPHHLLSLSWKQDREQTLAAAYVPVVVDPRGQNPDKLRFNFYTSQYSNSLNPFYTLQKPTCGYLYRRDTDHTRKRLDVPPANLVLWRS
- the CIMIP3 gene encoding putative uncharacterized protein CIMIP3 isoform X1 — encoded protein: MSQDSQKQSGPSHGPKTPSGQKVKAPHHLLSLSWKQDREQTLAAAYVPVVVDPRGQNPDKLRFNFYTSQYSNSLNPFYTLQKPTCGYLYRRDTDHTRKRLDVPPANLVLWRS